In Gimesia benthica, a single window of DNA contains:
- the rpiB gene encoding ribose 5-phosphate isomerase B → MKIAVASDHRGFSTKAKILTLLNQLGHVAYDYGPEDGECVDYPDYAVKVAKAIGDKSIDRGILICGTGMGMCIVANKFPGVRATPCHDDITAQMSRLHNDSNVLCLSADLLGDRLVNRMVEIWLKEEFEGGRHARRLEKLHKVEEETMHPHEEA, encoded by the coding sequence ATGAAAATTGCAGTTGCCAGCGATCACCGGGGATTCTCCACCAAAGCCAAAATCCTCACACTCCTTAACCAGTTGGGGCATGTCGCTTACGATTACGGCCCGGAAGATGGAGAGTGCGTCGACTACCCTGACTATGCAGTGAAAGTGGCAAAAGCCATCGGCGACAAGTCCATAGATCGGGGAATTCTGATCTGTGGTACCGGCATGGGCATGTGCATCGTAGCCAACAAATTTCCGGGAGTCCGGGCAACACCGTGCCACGACGACATCACTGCTCAAATGAGCCGCCTGCATAACGATTCTAATGTTCTTTGCCTTTCAGCCGACCTGCTGGGAGACCGACTCGTCAATCGCATGGTAGAAATCTGGCTCAAGGAAGAATTTGAAGGGGGCCGGCACGCACGTCGACTGGAAAAACTCCACAAGGTCGAAGAAGAAACCATGCACCCTCACGAAGAAGCCTAG
- the gcvH gene encoding glycine cleavage system protein GcvH, translating into MDQANLKFTKTHEWVGVEGELATVGITDFAVNQLTDLVYIDLPAVGSTCEAGKVFGEVESVKAVSDLYSPVSGEIAEVNESLVDDQAPLSDDPFGTGWITKIKMSNPAELEQFMDADEYKKFCESEAH; encoded by the coding sequence ATGGATCAGGCCAATTTAAAATTTACTAAAACTCACGAATGGGTCGGCGTTGAAGGCGAACTGGCAACAGTAGGAATCACGGATTTCGCCGTCAATCAGTTAACCGACCTGGTCTATATTGACCTGCCTGCAGTCGGCTCAACCTGCGAAGCGGGAAAAGTTTTCGGCGAAGTCGAGAGCGTCAAAGCAGTCAGTGACCTCTACTCACCCGTCAGTGGAGAAATTGCAGAAGTCAACGAATCACTGGTTGATGATCAGGCTCCGCTTTCTGACGATCCGTTTGGCACCGGTTGGATTACTAAAATCAAAATGTCCAACCCGGCTGAGCTCGAACAATTCATGGACGCAGACGAATACAAAAAATTCTGCGAATCTGAAGCGCACTGA
- the gcvPA gene encoding aminomethyl-transferring glycine dehydrogenase subunit GcvPA, which yields MSYLFNTPEQQQQMLQTIGVDSLEALFATIPSDLRLDRPLDLPPALTEMELQKHFSNLASQNVGPGDRVCMLGGGAYDHFVPAAVDEIARRGEFYTAYTPYQAEASQGSLQTFFEFQSLICQLTGMDVSNASLYEGGTCVSEAAFMAMRVTNRHNRVVLLGSLHPEYRQVVETYLKHLNCEVVIVPCKDGSVDPADVDAAMDDQTACLVIQHPNFFGTLEEAAELTEIAHRYGALSVVSYDPISLGILSRPGDYGTDIAIAEGQSLGTPLQFGGPYLGLFSCSEKFVRRMPGRLIGQTVDRNGKRCYVLNLQAREQHIRRDKATSNICSNQGLIAIRAAVYLSLLGKQGIREVAELSCQKAHYAADQLTSVEGIELLFPERPFFKEFAVSCSEGADYLLRKARQAGFDLGPELSRFTFENNPESYQTAVLVAITEQRTREEIDRLVTALKA from the coding sequence GTGTCTTATCTCTTCAACACACCAGAACAGCAGCAACAGATGCTGCAGACTATCGGCGTCGACTCACTGGAAGCCCTGTTCGCGACCATTCCCTCAGACCTGCGACTGGATCGCCCTCTGGATCTCCCCCCTGCTCTGACAGAAATGGAACTGCAGAAGCATTTCTCTAATCTGGCCAGTCAGAATGTCGGTCCCGGAGACCGCGTCTGCATGCTGGGCGGTGGAGCCTATGACCATTTTGTGCCGGCGGCCGTCGATGAAATTGCCCGTCGGGGTGAATTTTACACCGCTTACACACCTTATCAGGCGGAAGCCAGTCAGGGAAGCCTGCAGACCTTCTTCGAATTCCAGTCTCTCATCTGCCAGCTCACCGGCATGGATGTTTCCAATGCGAGCCTGTATGAGGGGGGAACCTGTGTCAGTGAAGCCGCCTTCATGGCGATGCGGGTCACGAATCGACACAATCGGGTTGTCCTGCTTGGATCATTGCACCCGGAATATCGACAGGTCGTGGAAACCTATCTGAAACACCTCAACTGCGAAGTGGTGATCGTTCCCTGCAAAGACGGTTCTGTCGATCCTGCCGACGTCGACGCAGCCATGGATGATCAGACCGCTTGCCTGGTCATTCAACATCCCAACTTCTTCGGTACTCTGGAAGAAGCTGCTGAGCTGACCGAAATTGCACATCGCTACGGAGCACTCTCTGTAGTCTCCTACGATCCAATCAGCCTTGGAATCCTGAGTCGTCCTGGCGACTATGGAACCGATATCGCGATTGCCGAAGGTCAGTCACTGGGCACCCCTCTGCAATTTGGTGGCCCCTATCTGGGCCTGTTCTCCTGCAGTGAGAAATTCGTCCGCCGCATGCCTGGTCGCCTGATCGGCCAGACGGTCGACCGTAACGGTAAACGCTGCTATGTTTTAAATCTCCAGGCACGCGAGCAGCATATTCGTCGCGACAAAGCAACCAGTAACATCTGCAGTAACCAGGGGCTGATTGCAATCCGGGCTGCCGTCTATCTTTCCCTGCTGGGCAAACAGGGAATCCGGGAAGTCGCTGAACTTTCCTGCCAGAAAGCTCACTACGCAGCAGACCAACTCACAAGTGTTGAAGGCATTGAACTGCTCTTCCCAGAGCGTCCTTTCTTCAAAGAGTTTGCCGTCAGCTGTTCCGAAGGAGCTGACTATCTGCTGCGAAAAGCTCGTCAGGCAGGCTTCGATCTGGGACCGGAGCTTTCCCGCTTTACCTTTGAAAATAATCCAGAAAGCTATCAGACAGCCGTACTGGTAGCGATCACAGAACAGCGCACCCGGGAAGAAATCGACCGCCTGGTGACCGCACTCAAGGCATAA
- the gcvPB gene encoding aminomethyl-transferring glycine dehydrogenase subunit GcvPB, with translation MRNKLATQSLFALSQPGRRGAQFPAADVPVKPLEELIPAQALATEPTGLPEVTESDVIRHFVNLSTLNMCVDTHFYPLGSCTMKYNPKRHERLSSLPGIVDLHPYQNQADLQGMLGLLYEMQEMLAEISGLPAVSLQPAAGAQGEFTALLTAKAYFEDKGEKRTKVLFPNSAHGTNPASAAIAGFDCVQLASSKEGLVDLEDLKSHLDDQTAVFMVTNPNTLGLFEKDIKQIAQMVHDVGGLVYIDGANMNAILGYTRPGDFGGDMMHFNVHKTFTGPHGAGGPGSGPIAVRDFLADFLPGPVIGHDASAEEGEAYQLVTPSKSIGRVRSFCGNIGILVRGYCYLRTLGAAGLKAVSENAVLNANYLKALLKDVLPVPNGDLCMHEFVASASKSKAANGITAMDIAKRLLDFGFHAPTVYFPLVVPEAIMVEPTETESKETLDAFAETIVKILQEDPEFLHQAPHSTDVSRPDEVVAARNPILQCCESE, from the coding sequence ATGCGAAACAAACTGGCCACTCAATCTTTATTTGCTCTCTCTCAGCCCGGACGTCGCGGTGCACAGTTTCCTGCTGCAGATGTTCCAGTCAAACCGCTTGAGGAGCTGATCCCCGCGCAGGCGCTGGCCACCGAACCCACAGGGTTACCTGAAGTCACCGAATCTGATGTGATTCGGCACTTTGTCAATCTCTCCACCTTAAACATGTGTGTGGACACTCACTTTTATCCGCTGGGCAGTTGTACGATGAAATACAACCCCAAGCGCCATGAACGACTTTCCAGTCTGCCCGGTATCGTCGACCTGCATCCCTACCAGAATCAGGCTGACCTGCAGGGCATGCTCGGTCTGCTTTATGAGATGCAGGAAATGCTGGCTGAAATCTCAGGACTACCTGCGGTTTCCCTGCAGCCAGCCGCTGGTGCCCAGGGAGAATTCACTGCCCTGCTGACAGCAAAAGCCTACTTTGAGGACAAAGGGGAGAAACGGACCAAGGTTCTGTTCCCCAACAGTGCTCACGGCACCAACCCGGCCAGTGCCGCAATCGCAGGCTTTGACTGCGTCCAGCTGGCCAGTAGTAAAGAGGGACTGGTCGACCTGGAAGATCTGAAATCGCATCTGGATGATCAGACCGCCGTTTTCATGGTCACCAACCCCAACACACTGGGACTGTTCGAGAAAGACATTAAACAGATCGCTCAGATGGTTCACGACGTAGGCGGCCTGGTCTACATTGATGGCGCCAACATGAACGCGATCCTGGGCTATACCCGTCCGGGAGACTTCGGCGGCGATATGATGCACTTCAATGTGCACAAAACATTTACCGGCCCTCACGGAGCAGGTGGACCGGGTTCCGGCCCGATCGCCGTTCGTGATTTCCTGGCTGACTTCCTGCCCGGCCCCGTCATCGGCCATGATGCTTCCGCTGAGGAAGGGGAAGCATACCAGCTTGTAACACCATCCAAATCAATCGGCCGTGTTCGCTCCTTCTGCGGCAACATCGGGATCCTGGTACGGGGCTACTGCTATCTGCGCACACTGGGTGCAGCAGGGTTAAAAGCGGTTTCTGAAAATGCGGTCTTGAATGCGAACTACCTCAAGGCCCTGCTCAAAGACGTGCTGCCTGTTCCCAATGGCGATCTGTGTATGCATGAGTTCGTGGCCTCCGCGTCCAAGAGCAAAGCAGCCAACGGTATCACAGCCATGGATATCGCTAAGCGGCTGCTCGATTTTGGATTCCATGCCCCCACAGTCTACTTCCCACTGGTAGTGCCGGAAGCCATCATGGTTGAGCCGACCGAAACGGAATCCAAAGAGACTCTGGATGCCTTCGCTGAGACGATTGTTAAAATCCTCCAGGAAGATCCCGAGTTCCTACATCAGGCTCCGCACTCTACAGACGTAAGTCGACCAGACGAAGTGGTAGCGGCGCGTAATCCGATCCTCCAATGCTGCGAGTCTGAATAA
- a CDS encoding lipoate--protein ligase family protein, with the protein MAVDESLLESAVSDQVCSLRWYRWDQATISLGYFQQNDGDAQQGPWEGLPRVRRLSGGGAILHHHELTYSFTVPANHPLAKSPPELYVAIHQPLIDVLAAHGLNVEFRGVSFRSASEPFLCFGRGDERDLVYQGQKILGSAQRRRRGAIVQHGSLLLLTSEYAPEFPGLLNLVEQPGRYSEKLLNALTIDFSQAISTALKLPLQSGNLTDEESLRARTLEKEKYSQDSWTSRKKQV; encoded by the coding sequence ATGGCTGTGGATGAATCCCTGCTGGAATCAGCCGTGTCAGATCAAGTCTGTTCGCTCCGCTGGTACCGCTGGGATCAGGCAACGATCTCTCTGGGTTACTTTCAGCAGAATGACGGCGACGCCCAACAGGGGCCCTGGGAAGGACTACCCCGTGTCCGTCGTCTTTCAGGCGGGGGTGCGATTTTACATCACCATGAGCTTACCTACTCATTTACAGTACCCGCCAATCACCCTCTTGCGAAGTCACCACCAGAGCTATATGTCGCCATCCACCAGCCTCTGATCGACGTACTGGCGGCACACGGTCTGAATGTAGAATTCCGGGGAGTTTCCTTCCGTTCCGCCTCAGAACCCTTTCTCTGTTTTGGACGTGGAGATGAAAGGGATCTGGTCTACCAGGGTCAGAAAATACTGGGGAGTGCACAGCGACGACGGCGCGGGGCCATCGTTCAGCATGGCAGCCTGCTCCTGTTGACTTCAGAGTACGCTCCTGAATTTCCGGGACTGTTGAATCTGGTTGAGCAACCCGGTCGCTATAGTGAAAAATTGCTCAATGCGCTCACCATAGACTTCTCACAGGCAATTTCTACAGCATTAAAATTACCGCTCCAGTCTGGAAACCTGACTGACGAAGAATCCCTGCGAGCCCGTACACTGGAAAAAGAAAAATATTCACAAGACAGCTGGACCAGCCGGAAAAAACAGGTTTAG
- a CDS encoding FHA domain-containing protein — protein MLQLSLKVIGGRHDGKQIPIKGKKFLIGREEDCHLRPNSDMVSRHHCVFTVDEYSVRLRDFGSTNGTLVNGKRIKGEVQLSHGDKIQVGKLDFEIVISHSPDAKEAPAGAAPGSDILTGSDTVFDIPVHKEETEETKAESVESEPAPADDAPEAPGVYEGDTQILTAEQQQQAQQAYDQAAQQQGYPQQPYGYPPQQMPYPYPMPPQYYPQQGYPQQPMPAYPQQYQMPPQGYPQQPPQQPQEQQGEQGRSGVPDLPPVTLPKPEETGLKNKE, from the coding sequence ATGTTACAGCTTTCTCTGAAAGTCATTGGCGGTCGCCATGATGGCAAACAGATTCCCATTAAGGGTAAAAAATTCCTCATTGGGCGTGAAGAAGATTGCCATTTACGACCTAACAGTGATATGGTCAGTCGTCACCATTGCGTCTTTACGGTCGATGAATACAGCGTACGCTTGCGAGATTTCGGCAGCACCAACGGGACACTGGTCAACGGCAAACGCATCAAAGGTGAAGTTCAACTGTCGCATGGAGATAAAATCCAGGTAGGCAAACTGGACTTTGAAATTGTAATCTCACACAGTCCGGATGCGAAAGAGGCTCCAGCAGGAGCAGCTCCGGGAAGTGATATCCTCACCGGCTCCGATACGGTCTTTGATATTCCCGTCCACAAAGAGGAAACCGAAGAGACGAAAGCTGAGTCTGTAGAAAGTGAACCAGCACCTGCGGACGACGCACCAGAGGCTCCCGGGGTCTATGAAGGGGATACCCAGATTCTGACTGCAGAGCAACAGCAACAGGCACAACAGGCCTATGACCAGGCTGCTCAGCAGCAGGGTTACCCACAGCAACCTTACGGCTATCCACCCCAGCAGATGCCTTATCCGTATCCCATGCCACCTCAGTATTATCCGCAGCAGGGGTATCCTCAACAACCCATGCCGGCGTACCCGCAACAATACCAGATGCCTCCTCAGGGTTACCCACAGCAACCGCCTCAACAGCCCCAGGAGCAACAGGGAGAACAAGGTCGGTCAGGAGTTCCTGATCTCCCTCCAGTGACTCTGCCCAAACCTGAGGAAACTGGACTGAAAAACAAAGAGTAG
- a CDS encoding DUF1559 domain-containing protein, with protein MKHLRTFTGKRGFTLIELLVVIAIIAILIALLLPAVQQAREAARRSTCKNNVKQISLALHNYESAHRVFPYAHRGGNGWYPQACHQRDTWFHRLLPYVDQAPMYNQYEGDCANLSASVSNHVHNISSSQTFVRTALPAFMCPSDIGPAFAENSGVRWAGSYMACIGWANNRSTGSDNGMFGYETKTKIRDVTDGTSNTMMLSEGVQRVAVPSGFSWGCPGCYWIGGAHGEVTFTAYETPNTKVPDQNYLCKSTTDVNAPCVTNQSSRWNYARSQHVGGVHVGMADGAVRFVSNNIDLGTFRALATRSGDEVIGEF; from the coding sequence ATGAAGCACTTGAGAACCTTCACTGGAAAACGTGGTTTCACGTTGATTGAGTTACTGGTGGTCATCGCGATTATTGCCATTCTGATTGCACTGTTGTTACCAGCCGTGCAGCAGGCGCGTGAAGCAGCCCGGCGGAGTACATGTAAAAACAATGTGAAGCAGATCAGCCTGGCACTGCATAATTATGAGAGCGCTCATCGGGTCTTTCCTTATGCTCATCGTGGTGGAAACGGCTGGTACCCCCAGGCCTGTCATCAGCGAGATACCTGGTTTCATCGTCTTCTCCCTTACGTAGATCAGGCCCCGATGTATAATCAGTACGAAGGGGATTGTGCGAATCTGTCAGCCAGTGTCAGTAATCATGTGCATAACATTTCGAGCAGTCAGACTTTTGTGAGAACTGCTTTGCCGGCCTTCATGTGCCCTTCGGATATTGGGCCTGCGTTTGCCGAAAATTCAGGCGTTCGTTGGGCTGGAAGTTACATGGCCTGCATCGGCTGGGCAAATAATCGATCTACTGGATCGGATAATGGGATGTTTGGTTACGAGACCAAAACGAAGATTCGCGATGTGACCGATGGTACTTCGAATACGATGATGCTGAGCGAGGGAGTGCAGCGTGTTGCAGTACCCAGCGGTTTTTCCTGGGGATGCCCGGGCTGCTACTGGATTGGTGGGGCACATGGAGAAGTGACTTTCACTGCGTATGAAACCCCCAATACCAAGGTTCCCGATCAGAACTATCTCTGCAAGTCAACCACGGATGTGAATGCTCCATGTGTAACGAACCAGTCGAGCCGCTGGAACTATGCACGTAGTCAACACGTGGGGGGAGTGCACGTCGGAATGGCTGACGGAGCAGTTCGCTTTGTCTCAAACAATATTGATCTGGGGACTTTCCGAGCGCTGGCTACCCGTTCTGGCGATGAAGTCATTGGAGAATTTTAA
- a CDS encoding RNA polymerase sigma factor, producing MNEEDAALVQSCLDGNTAEMRAFVARFQSSIFGLCYRMLGHRQDAEDVAQEVFVRAFRSLHQWDPARTLKPWLLTIAANRCRTFLSQRSRRPVPAEFASELAVSQSSEELQDLGEELQNAISQLREDHRTCFILFHQEKLSCQEIGEVLERPEGTIKTWLHRSRQELASTLRQRGIVPEVRHESR from the coding sequence GTGAACGAAGAAGATGCGGCACTAGTCCAAAGTTGCCTGGATGGTAATACAGCGGAGATGCGCGCGTTCGTAGCACGGTTCCAGAGTTCCATCTTTGGTTTGTGCTATCGGATGCTGGGGCATCGTCAGGACGCGGAGGATGTCGCTCAGGAAGTCTTCGTCCGCGCCTTTCGCAGTCTGCATCAGTGGGATCCTGCCAGGACATTAAAGCCCTGGTTACTGACGATCGCTGCCAATCGTTGTCGGACGTTCCTCAGTCAACGGTCCCGTCGACCTGTCCCTGCGGAATTTGCATCGGAACTGGCCGTCAGTCAGTCGTCTGAAGAGCTGCAGGATCTGGGTGAAGAACTTCAAAACGCCATCAGTCAGCTGCGGGAAGATCACCGCACCTGCTTTATTCTGTTTCACCAGGAAAAATTGAGTTGTCAGGAGATTGGAGAAGTGCTGGAACGTCCGGAAGGGACGATTAAAACCTGGCTGCATCGATCCCGTCAGGAACTGGCATCTACCTTAAGACAACGTGGAATTGTACCAGAGGTCAGACATGAATCTCGTTGA
- a CDS encoding DUF3352 domain-containing protein, with protein MKPNPSVNCRRLTTLRFVPALLLSLLCCLSAHTAFASRPLSQLVDQKAGLYLEATQLDQHIKQFLHSQLASRFRETDVFQHWLRSQDVKNLKQGLTQLETLTQRPLLPLLRDLFGESVGLAVFNNGPDQNPSILLLTDVKDPAATRALFADWFQKTGVRVTESTHLDIPCFTASQQTADAEKASPGIHYTFLQQTLILSENENLLHSSVALFAALQEGKPLKEQNCLYNHKMYQRARAVLADDVTGSAFLNPRAWDEFIKPPRNEVEQGIVNWWQKTGALIAGLHLKNTLALETVILFNSEVIDLPLLNILQTSASTPDPYTLIPQKALAVMAGQLNLQLLTQKFVDFYAQKHPEKWKKIHAASVGLLGGLDPITDIASALGPNVLFYSVPRQQLSFDAISFDGLIAMQLSPPENASSSSEKSSYHLALENVAHFLMNSVLVQHNTDAKHKDKPAILKVEDHDLYHLRWIDHLGPYQPAYGISDQQLVLASSPDLVREFFTLKSEDSLAALPLFQSWKETFFQEEKQLCFLNISSIRTFIEQNSDFLAEQLSRQQDSDLAKGKSKLAGLKSLLESFDGVFLAAGLQKTQVRIVIGLGSLSPTR; from the coding sequence ATGAAACCAAATCCATCCGTCAATTGCAGACGCTTGACCACACTTCGGTTCGTGCCAGCCCTCCTCCTGAGTCTACTCTGTTGTCTTTCCGCCCATACCGCTTTCGCCTCCCGGCCGCTCAGTCAACTCGTCGATCAGAAAGCAGGGCTGTATCTTGAAGCCACACAGTTGGACCAACATATAAAGCAGTTCCTGCATTCCCAGCTCGCATCACGCTTTCGTGAGACAGATGTCTTCCAGCACTGGCTTCGCAGCCAGGATGTGAAAAACCTTAAACAGGGCCTCACTCAGCTGGAAACATTAACTCAACGCCCGTTACTTCCCCTGCTTCGGGATCTGTTCGGAGAATCGGTTGGCCTGGCAGTATTTAATAATGGCCCGGATCAGAATCCATCCATTTTGCTACTAACCGATGTTAAGGATCCTGCTGCAACCCGTGCTCTGTTCGCAGACTGGTTTCAAAAGACAGGCGTTAGAGTGACGGAATCAACTCATCTTGATATCCCCTGCTTTACTGCCAGCCAACAGACGGCGGATGCCGAGAAGGCTTCTCCTGGGATCCATTATACGTTTCTGCAACAAACTCTGATTCTCTCTGAAAATGAGAACCTGCTCCACTCCAGCGTCGCACTCTTTGCCGCTTTGCAGGAAGGGAAACCTCTTAAGGAGCAGAACTGCCTCTACAATCATAAGATGTACCAGCGAGCGCGTGCAGTGCTCGCCGATGATGTCACAGGTTCCGCCTTCCTGAACCCACGGGCCTGGGATGAATTTATCAAACCTCCGCGCAATGAAGTCGAACAGGGAATTGTCAACTGGTGGCAGAAAACCGGTGCACTGATCGCAGGTCTGCATCTAAAAAATACTCTTGCCCTGGAGACAGTGATTCTATTCAATTCCGAAGTGATTGATCTGCCGCTGCTCAATATTCTGCAGACTTCAGCCAGCACTCCGGATCCCTATACGCTGATTCCACAGAAGGCCCTGGCGGTGATGGCTGGCCAGCTGAATCTACAGTTGTTGACGCAAAAGTTTGTCGATTTCTATGCACAGAAACACCCGGAAAAGTGGAAAAAAATTCATGCGGCCAGTGTTGGCCTGCTGGGTGGGCTGGATCCGATCACCGATATTGCCAGTGCCCTGGGACCTAACGTCCTGTTTTATTCGGTTCCCCGCCAGCAACTGTCCTTCGATGCGATCTCATTCGACGGTCTGATCGCCATGCAACTCTCTCCTCCTGAGAATGCATCATCCTCATCAGAAAAATCCAGTTATCATCTGGCTCTCGAAAATGTAGCCCACTTCCTGATGAACAGCGTGCTTGTTCAGCACAATACGGATGCGAAGCATAAGGATAAACCAGCGATCCTCAAGGTGGAAGATCATGATTTATATCATCTACGCTGGATCGACCACCTGGGGCCTTACCAGCCCGCTTATGGCATCAGTGATCAACAGCTGGTCCTGGCCAGTTCCCCGGATCTCGTTCGTGAGTTTTTCACCTTGAAGTCCGAGGACAGTCTTGCAGCGCTGCCCCTGTTTCAATCCTGGAAGGAGACTTTTTTCCAGGAAGAGAAACAGCTTTGCTTCCTGAACATTTCTTCGATTCGCACTTTCATCGAACAGAATTCCGATTTTCTGGCAGAACAGCTCTCAAGACAGCAGGACAGTGATCTAGCCAAGGGAAAAAGCAAGCTGGCAGGGCTCAAAAGCCTGCTGGAGTCATTTGATGGAGTCTTTCTGGCGGCAGGACTGCAGAAAACACAGGTCCGGATCGTCATCGGTCTGGGATCACTCTCACCGACACGGTGA
- a CDS encoding SpoIIE family protein phosphatase — translation MSASLFLQNNGSSSRLEITGEQMTLGRHPDCDICLKSNTVSRYHARISVLDEERFELEDLGSGNGTFVNNQPVNDPVLLHSGDQISIGPFLLEFSSDAEYEAEQHEGLLTAYGLIPSLKNVSVKPPAVDKSTILRSSGSNDDFDQYQVKPEIKLKAILEISRTIATASDLDMMAERVLEGLFHIFPAADRGCILLHDRNNQRFLPKAVRHRRDDDQEALQLSRTVLKTVIDNKTGVLSADAANDERFEKSESVSTLTIRSILCAPMLGLDGSVIGIINLDTQLAGQMFSNDDLELLMVIASQTALSYESARLMISHVEKQRYDNEMEIAARVQKGLLPAKIPEVPGYEFFVSYEAARAVGGDYYDLIQTEDDLVWFALGDVAGKGVPASLVMSRVCSAVRSTVEFVPDVADAVHRVNHHIDEAAHDGRFITFILGQIRLSRDLVTFVNAGHLEPLLLQADGTLRELSADQPSIPLGVMDDYEYEALTHVLQPGEQLILYTDGVTEAMNEDRELFGIERLKSAILEPAAGPAERGPQILQAVKQFVGQHEQYDDLTLVIIGKSAAQ, via the coding sequence ATGTCCGCCAGTCTGTTTTTGCAAAATAACGGCAGTTCGTCCAGGCTGGAGATAACGGGCGAGCAGATGACACTCGGTCGTCATCCGGACTGTGATATCTGTCTCAAGTCAAATACGGTTTCGCGGTATCACGCGAGAATCTCCGTGCTTGATGAGGAACGATTCGAACTGGAAGATCTGGGGAGTGGTAACGGCACATTTGTGAACAATCAGCCGGTCAATGATCCGGTGCTGCTACATTCCGGAGATCAGATCTCGATAGGTCCTTTTCTGCTGGAATTCTCCAGTGATGCCGAGTATGAAGCCGAGCAGCATGAGGGGCTCTTGACTGCATACGGTTTGATTCCTTCATTGAAAAATGTCTCCGTGAAGCCCCCGGCAGTCGATAAGAGCACGATCCTGCGGTCCAGCGGTTCGAATGATGATTTTGATCAATACCAGGTCAAACCAGAAATCAAGCTGAAGGCGATCCTGGAAATCAGCCGTACGATTGCGACGGCTTCTGACCTGGATATGATGGCCGAACGGGTTCTTGAGGGGTTGTTTCATATTTTTCCGGCAGCGGATCGGGGCTGTATTCTACTGCATGACAGAAACAATCAACGGTTTCTGCCAAAAGCAGTTCGCCATCGCAGAGATGATGATCAGGAAGCGCTGCAGCTCAGCCGCACAGTGCTCAAAACGGTCATCGATAATAAAACCGGAGTGCTTTCTGCCGATGCGGCGAATGATGAACGCTTTGAAAAGAGCGAATCCGTTTCGACACTCACGATTCGCTCGATTCTGTGTGCCCCGATGCTGGGATTAGACGGGAGTGTGATTGGAATCATCAACCTCGATACTCAGCTGGCAGGTCAGATGTTTTCCAATGATGACTTGGAGCTCCTGATGGTTATAGCCAGCCAGACGGCTCTCTCTTATGAGAGTGCCCGGTTGATGATCTCGCATGTAGAAAAGCAGCGTTACGATAACGAAATGGAAATTGCGGCCCGTGTCCAGAAAGGACTGCTGCCAGCCAAGATTCCCGAAGTTCCCGGCTATGAATTCTTCGTGTCATACGAAGCGGCACGGGCTGTCGGCGGTGACTACTACGACCTGATCCAGACCGAGGATGATCTCGTCTGGTTTGCATTGGGGGATGTGGCCGGTAAGGGTGTCCCGGCTTCGCTGGTGATGTCCCGCGTTTGTAGTGCGGTGCGCAGCACTGTGGAGTTTGTGCCAGATGTTGCCGATGCGGTACACCGCGTAAATCATCATATTGATGAGGCAGCCCACGATGGTCGCTTTATCACGTTTATTCTGGGGCAAATCAGGCTCAGCCGGGATCTGGTGACCTTCGTCAACGCAGGACATTTGGAGCCACTGTTGCTGCAGGCTGATGGGACTCTTCGCGAATTATCAGCCGATCAGCCAAGTATTCCACTGGGTGTGATGGATGACTACGAATACGAGGCTTTGACCCATGTGCTGCAACCGGGAGAACAATTGATTCTGTATACCGACGGTGTCACAGAAGCGATGAATGAGGATCGAGAGCTCTTCGGAATCGAACGTCTCAAGTCTGCGATACTGGAGCCGGCAGCGGGTCCCGCTGAGCGAGGCCCCCAGATTCTACAGGCCGTGAAACAGTTTGTCGGTCAACACGAACAGTATGACGATCTCACGCTGGTAATCATCGGTAAGTCTGCCGCGCAATAA